A genomic window from Candidatus Melainabacteria bacterium includes:
- a CDS encoding sigma-70 family RNA polymerase sigma factor, which produces MNTLKVTENHLSDLVTCDVYHDSPVKNLKDNTTKNNQDKITTFTDEDTFDDFFLDINVPIDDSVKLYLKEIGKVPLLKPIEELEISKTISQGGEEAEVAKRKLIQANLRLVVSIAKRYLGRGLNFLDLIQEGNIGLMKSVEKFDGSRGFKFSTYATWWIKQAITRAIADKGNAIRVPVHMVENLYKVRRITDYLANQLNRKPSEDEIAKVMKISKEKLDEILKAIKEPVSLETPFGKEEDTKLSDFIEDNSIVQPDTQVSNEFLRQDLNKVLEELNERERHLICLRFGLEDGQQRSLDEVSKLFQLPRERVKQIEFKALRKLRHPVRSTKLRDYLPDNS; this is translated from the coding sequence ATGAATACATTAAAAGTAACAGAAAATCACTTAAGTGATCTTGTTACATGTGACGTTTATCACGATTCACCAGTTAAAAATTTGAAAGACAATACTACAAAAAATAACCAGGATAAAATCACGACCTTTACTGATGAAGATACTTTTGATGACTTTTTCTTAGATATAAATGTACCAATTGATGATTCAGTTAAACTTTACTTAAAAGAAATTGGAAAGGTTCCTCTCTTAAAACCAATAGAAGAGTTAGAAATTTCAAAAACAATCTCACAGGGCGGAGAAGAAGCTGAAGTTGCTAAAAGAAAATTAATTCAAGCCAATTTAAGGTTGGTAGTTTCAATTGCTAAAAGATATTTAGGAAGAGGATTAAATTTTTTAGATTTAATTCAAGAAGGAAACATAGGTCTAATGAAATCTGTTGAAAAATTTGATGGCAGCCGTGGCTTTAAATTTTCTACTTATGCAACGTGGTGGATAAAACAAGCAATTACAAGAGCAATTGCTGATAAAGGAAATGCTATAAGAGTTCCAGTACATATGGTAGAAAATCTTTACAAGGTTCGTAGAATCACTGACTACTTAGCAAACCAACTAAACAGAAAACCTTCAGAAGATGAGATTGCAAAAGTAATGAAAATCTCAAAAGAAAAACTAGATGAAATTCTAAAAGCAATTAAAGAACCTGTTTCACTAGAAACACCTTTTGGAAAAGAAGAAGATACAAAGCTATCTGATTTTATTGAAGATAATTCAATTGTTCAGCCAGACACTCAGGTTTCAAATGAATTCCTAAGGCAAGACTTAAACAAAGTTTTAGAAGAATTAAATGAAAGAGAAAGACATTTAATTTGTTTACGTTTTGGACTAGAAGATGGTCAACAAAGATCTTTAGATGAAGTAAGCAAATTATTTCAGCTTCCACGCGAGAGAGTTAAGCAAATTGAATTTAAAGCTTTAAGAAAACTAAGACATC
- a CDS encoding site-specific DNA-methyltransferase — translation MYYFEFDSKKVLLHCGDCLDILKNYNENIFDCIFVDPPYLLSNNGFTCHSGQRTSVNKGNWDISKGPEYDFEFHKKWLSECKRVLKPSGTIWISGTYHSIYLCGFLLQLLGFHLLNDICWFKPNAPPNLSCRYFTCSHETLIWAKKDKKSKHYFNYKTMKENSWHDDLLKKTNAQMRTVWSITSPKKEEKKFGKHPTQKPIALLKRIILASTKEGDLILDPFCGSSTTGIAAHILNRRFVGIDIEKKYLDIGIKRFEESKCQLPLF, via the coding sequence ATGTACTATTTTGAATTTGATTCAAAAAAAGTTCTTCTACATTGTGGAGATTGCTTAGATATCTTAAAAAATTATAATGAAAATATATTTGATTGTATTTTTGTAGATCCACCTTATCTTTTATCTAACAATGGTTTTACATGTCATTCGGGCCAAAGAACATCAGTAAACAAAGGCAATTGGGATATAAGTAAAGGTCCTGAATATGATTTTGAATTTCATAAAAAGTGGCTGTCTGAATGTAAACGAGTATTAAAACCATCCGGAACAATTTGGATAAGTGGTACATATCATTCTATTTATTTATGTGGTTTTCTTTTACAATTACTTGGATTTCACTTGTTAAATGATATTTGTTGGTTTAAGCCAAATGCTCCACCAAATTTAAGTTGTCGTTATTTTACATGTAGTCATGAAACTTTAATATGGGCAAAGAAAGATAAAAAATCAAAGCACTATTTTAATTACAAAACAATGAAAGAAAATAGCTGGCATGATGATCTTTTGAAAAAAACAAATGCCCAGATGCGTACAGTCTGGTCAATAACTTCGCCAAAAAAAGAAGAAAAAAAGTTTGGTAAACATCCCACGCAAAAACCAATTGCATTATTAAAAAGAATTATTCTTGCAAGTACTAAAGAAGGAGATTTAATTTTAGATCCTTTTTGTGGGAGTTCTACAACTGGCATTGCTGCACATATATTAAATAGGAGATTTGTTGGAATAGATATAGAAAAAAAATATCTTGATATTGGAATTAAAAGATTTGAAGAATCAAAATGTCAACTCCCGCTATTTTAA
- a CDS encoding dihydroorotate dehydrogenase electron transfer subunit, whose amino-acid sequence MLSKQVLTKAKLIKNISVGKDYYVSWFYAPGIVSNITPGQFVMMESGQYLLRPFSIYEINEDKIGFLYKVIGEGTSFLSKLKIGDQILINGPLGKGFTYPENKQKSILIVAGGIGIATFPLVARIAHEKGYKVKTLFGARTKDDLICTEELKKYGDVESITDDGSSDKKGFVTELLINELKKNKNQEIFVCGPTPMLKSVIKVCNDFNVIAQVSFEEYMACGFGVCMSCVIKTGEKHLRTCIDGPVMRSDIISL is encoded by the coding sequence ATGCTTTCTAAGCAAGTTTTAACTAAAGCAAAACTAATAAAAAATATATCAGTTGGAAAAGACTATTATGTAAGTTGGTTTTATGCTCCTGGAATTGTTTCAAATATAACTCCAGGACAGTTTGTAATGATGGAATCAGGACAGTATCTCCTTAGGCCATTTAGCATTTATGAAATAAACGAGGATAAAATTGGTTTTCTTTATAAAGTAATTGGAGAAGGCACTAGCTTTTTAAGCAAATTAAAAATTGGAGATCAAATACTTATTAATGGGCCTTTAGGAAAAGGATTTACTTACCCTGAAAATAAACAAAAGTCTATCTTAATAGTTGCTGGTGGTATTGGAATTGCAACTTTTCCACTTGTTGCAAGAATTGCCCATGAAAAAGGCTACAAAGTTAAAACACTTTTTGGAGCAAGAACAAAAGATGATCTTATTTGTACTGAAGAATTAAAAAAATATGGTGATGTTGAATCTATAACAGATGATGGTAGTTCAGATAAAAAAGGTTTTGTTACGGAACTACTTATTAATGAATTAAAGAAAAATAAAAATCAGGAAATATTTGTGTGTGGACCAACACCAATGTTAAAGAGTGTTATTAAAGTTTGTAATGATTTTAATGTTATTGCCCAAGTTTCATTTGAAGAATATATGGCTTGTGGCTTTGGTGTTTGTATGTCATGTGTAATAAAAACAGGTGAAAAACATTTAAGAACCTGCATTGATGGACCAGTAATGAGGTCAGACATTATTTCTTTGTAG
- the secG gene encoding preprotein translocase subunit SecG: MAYFIVAVQVLSGIALLALVLLHVAKGEGLGGIGGQASLFSGPSQAEAGLNKLTWITAGVFMLSSALVGWGIIRF, translated from the coding sequence ATGGCATATTTTATAGTAGCTGTTCAAGTCTTAAGCGGAATTGCATTATTAGCTTTAGTTCTTTTGCATGTTGCAAAAGGTGAAGGACTTGGTGGTATTGGTGGTCAAGCAAGTTTATTTAGTGGTCCTTCTCAAGCAGAAGCAGGATTAAATAAATTAACATGGATAACAGCAGGAGTATTTATGCTCTCTTCTGCATTAGTTGGTTGGGGAATAATTAGGTTTTAA
- the fliR gene encoding flagellar biosynthetic protein FliR, which translates to MFEISNIIVNQAKLLQELGGIINVWFLVFTRSVAFASTAPLLSHRTIAAPIRITFSIILSLILMPLLEVPQEYPKEFEFVYLIVMNVLVGMLIGWVAQLILEIGRIAGEMLDMQMALNAATVFDPGNQVQSTIIGRFFEMIALIIFISMGGLEKVIEGFYKSYETFPVVIHQINFSFDKLLRISADVIIIGFLIISPIVIFLLAVDLILGIMSRAAPQINAFQISFSIKPAIALILLLILLPALFKIFVSLFTNPTRGLL; encoded by the coding sequence ATGTTTGAGATTTCAAATATTATTGTAAACCAAGCAAAACTACTGCAAGAATTAGGAGGCATTATAAATGTTTGGTTTTTAGTTTTTACTCGTTCAGTTGCATTCGCAAGTACTGCACCACTTTTATCTCACAGAACCATCGCAGCTCCTATTAGAATTACTTTTTCAATTATTTTAAGTTTAATTTTAATGCCACTTTTAGAAGTACCTCAAGAATATCCAAAAGAATTTGAGTTTGTTTATTTAATTGTAATGAATGTTTTAGTTGGTATGTTAATTGGTTGGGTTGCTCAATTAATACTAGAAATTGGAAGAATTGCAGGTGAAATGCTAGACATGCAAATGGCTTTAAATGCAGCAACTGTATTTGATCCAGGAAATCAAGTTCAAAGTACAATCATTGGAAGATTTTTTGAGATGATTGCTTTAATAATATTTATCTCAATGGGAGGTCTTGAAAAAGTAATCGAAGGATTTTACAAAAGCTATGAGACATTTCCTGTAGTCATTCATCAAATAAATTTTAGCTTTGACAAACTACTTAGAATAAGTGCTGATGTAATTATTATTGGATTTTTAATCATATCACCCATAGTTATTTTTTTACTTGCAGTTGATTTAATTTTAGGAATAATGTCAAGAGCTGCACCACAAATAAATGCTTTTCAAATTAGCTTTTCAATAAAACCTGCAATTGCTCTTATACTTCTTTTAATCCTTCTTCCTGCATTGTTTAAAATATTTGTCTCTTTATTTACAAATCCAACCAGGGGTTTGTTGTGA
- a CDS encoding flagellar biosynthetic protein FliQ encodes MNWMPQAIRDGIIVVLVISGPLVLAAAFIGLVIGVLQAATQVQEQTIGSALKIIGVFVLIISLGFWMFQYLNQYTTKTLSSAFTFIPRQSQKVIPTGVSTKGEFKEGFEKVPNVEKIENEVLEIPQGIPYLGSPEIVKPPPISKPSLPSVQTVPQIPKVLTVPIAPLKGALPIEAPIIQPQPQTQIESQLQVQEPQTQVETLPPPLPPPVEARPPQTEIPLQDSTVTNTEPQQVEEENIESQETKNEQTERANWLE; translated from the coding sequence ATGAACTGGATGCCGCAAGCAATTAGGGACGGGATAATTGTAGTCTTAGTAATTTCAGGACCGCTTGTCTTAGCTGCTGCTTTTATTGGTCTTGTTATTGGTGTTCTTCAAGCAGCAACACAGGTTCAGGAACAAACAATTGGGTCAGCCTTAAAAATAATTGGTGTTTTTGTTCTCATTATTTCTCTTGGTTTTTGGATGTTTCAATATTTAAATCAATACACTACCAAGACATTATCATCTGCATTTACTTTTATTCCTCGTCAGTCTCAAAAAGTTATTCCAACAGGTGTTTCTACAAAGGGTGAATTTAAAGAAGGTTTTGAAAAGGTACCTAACGTTGAAAAAATTGAAAACGAGGTATTAGAAATACCTCAAGGAATTCCATATTTAGGTTCTCCTGAAATAGTGAAGCCTCCACCAATAAGTAAACCTTCTCTTCCTTCTGTACAAACAGTGCCTCAAATACCAAAAGTACTAACAGTTCCAATAGCCCCTTTAAAGGGAGCCTTGCCAATTGAAGCACCAATTATTCAACCTCAACCTCAGACACAAATTGAATCTCAATTGCAAGTTCAAGAGCCTCAAACACAAGTAGAGACATTACCTCCGCCTCTGCCTCCGCCTGTTGAAGCCAGGCCTCCACAAACTGAAATACCTCTTCAGGATTCTACTGTAACAAATACTGAACCACAACAAGTGGAAGAAGAAAATATAGAAAGCCAGGAAACAAAAAACGAGCAAACTGAAAGAGCTAATTGGCTGGAGTAA
- the fliP gene encoding flagellar type III secretion system pore protein FliP (The bacterial flagellar biogenesis protein FliP forms a type III secretion system (T3SS)-type pore required for flagellar assembly.) — MNWQNILPNLEPSLQITVLLVILSMLPLIIMTMTPFLRIVIVLSLLRTSIGTQQVPPNLVLIGMAIIITGYIMGPSLNEINERALIPLSNQRISVPQAVTEAYKPLRKFMLKQTEMKDLAFFYRISNTPNPDTPEDVEFRHLIAAFLLSELRTSFQIGFLIFIPFLVVDLIVANILLALGMIMLSPTIVSLPFKLLIFVAIDGWSLIIKGLVQSFN; from the coding sequence ATGAACTGGCAAAACATTCTTCCAAATTTAGAACCATCACTACAAATCACTGTATTGCTTGTGATTTTATCAATGCTTCCATTAATAATAATGACAATGACACCTTTTTTAAGGATAGTAATTGTTTTGTCGCTCTTAAGAACTTCAATTGGTACACAACAAGTACCACCAAATTTAGTTTTAATTGGAATGGCAATAATTATTACTGGTTACATAATGGGACCTTCACTAAATGAGATAAATGAAAGAGCTTTAATTCCTTTAAGCAATCAACGAATCAGTGTCCCACAAGCAGTTACTGAAGCATATAAGCCCTTAAGAAAATTTATGCTAAAACAAACTGAGATGAAAGACCTAGCTTTTTTTTACCGCATTAGCAATACTCCAAATCCAGACACTCCTGAAGATGTAGAATTCAGGCATTTGATAGCAGCATTTTTATTAAGTGAATTAAGAACATCATTTCAAATTGGATTTTTAATTTTCATTCCGTTTTTAGTAGTTGATTTAATAGTTGCAAACATTTTATTAGCTTTAGGTATGATCATGTTGTCACCAACGATAGTTTCTTTACCTTTTAAGCTTTTAATATTTGTAGCAATTGATGGTTGGTCGCTTATAATTAAAGGCCTAGTACAAAGCTTTAACTAA